The proteins below are encoded in one region of Bacteroides uniformis:
- the argH gene encoding argininosuccinate lyase, with protein MAQKLWEKSVQVNKDIERFTVGRDREMDLYLAKHDVLGSMAHITMLESIGLLTKEELRQLLAELKKIYAMAERGEFVIEEGVEDVHSQVELMLTRNLGDIGKKIHSGRSRNDQVLLDLKLFTRAEIKEVAEAVEQLFHVLVMQSERYKDVLMPGYTHLQIAMPSSFGLWFGAYAESLVDDMMFLQAAFKMCNRNPLGSAAGYGSSFPLNRTMTTRLLGFDSLNYNVVYAQMGRGKMERNVAFALASVAGTISKLAFDACMFNSQNFGFVKLPDDCTTGSSIMPHKKNPDVFELTRAKCNKLQSLPQQIMMIANNLPSGYFRDLQIIKEVFLPAFQELKDCLQMTTYIMNEIKVNEHILDDDKYLLIFSVEEVNRLAREGMPFRDAYKKVGLDIEAGNFSHSKEVHHTHEGSIGNLCNDEVSALMQKVVDGFNFETMQAAEKELLGR; from the coding sequence GTGGCTCAGAAACTTTGGGAAAAATCCGTTCAGGTAAATAAGGATATCGAACGCTTCACGGTAGGCCGTGACCGTGAAATGGACCTTTATTTGGCAAAGCACGATGTGCTGGGTTCCATGGCGCACATCACGATGCTCGAAAGCATTGGCTTGTTGACGAAGGAAGAACTGCGGCAATTGCTGGCCGAATTGAAGAAAATCTATGCGATGGCCGAGCGTGGAGAATTTGTGATAGAAGAGGGAGTGGAAGACGTTCACTCACAAGTGGAACTTATGCTGACGCGCAACTTGGGTGATATAGGTAAGAAAATACACAGCGGACGTTCGCGCAACGACCAGGTGTTGCTCGATTTGAAGCTCTTTACCCGTGCAGAGATAAAGGAAGTGGCGGAGGCTGTGGAACAATTGTTCCATGTGCTGGTTATGCAGAGCGAACGCTACAAGGATGTACTGATGCCGGGTTATACACACTTGCAGATAGCCATGCCGTCTTCTTTCGGACTTTGGTTTGGGGCATACGCCGAGAGCCTGGTGGACGATATGATGTTCCTTCAGGCAGCTTTCAAGATGTGCAACCGCAATCCTTTGGGTTCTGCTGCGGGATACGGTTCCTCGTTCCCGCTGAACCGTACGATGACTACCCGTCTTTTGGGATTTGATTCCCTCAACTACAACGTAGTGTATGCCCAGATGGGGCGTGGCAAGATGGAGCGTAATGTAGCTTTCGCCCTTGCCAGTGTGGCCGGAACCATATCGAAATTGGCTTTTGACGCATGTATGTTCAACAGTCAGAACTTCGGTTTTGTGAAGCTGCCGGACGATTGCACTACCGGCTCCAGCATCATGCCTCACAAGAAGAACCCGGACGTCTTTGAACTGACGCGTGCCAAGTGCAACAAACTGCAATCCCTTCCCCAGCAGATTATGATGATAGCCAACAATCTTCCTTCCGGCTATTTCCGTGACTTGCAGATTATCAAAGAGGTCTTCCTGCCTGCTTTTCAGGAACTGAAAGACTGTCTGCAGATGACGACTTACATTATGAACGAAATCAAGGTGAACGAACATATTCTTGATGATGACAAGTATCTGCTTATTTTCAGTGTGGAGGAAGTCAACCGCTTGGCACGTGAAGGGATGCCTTTCCGCGATGCCTACAAGAAGGTGGGACTGGATATTGAAGCCGGAAACTTCTCGCACAGCAAAGAGGTACACCATACCCATGAAGGCAGTATCGGAAACCTTTGCAACGATGAAGTCTCTGCTCTGATGCAGAAAGTGGTAGATGGTTTCAATTTTGAGACCATGCAAGCTGCAGAGAAAGAGTTGCTGGGCAGGTAA